A window of Exiguobacterium sp. FSL W8-0210 contains these coding sequences:
- a CDS encoding purine-nucleoside phosphorylase translates to MTVNWNETRSFLESKMQAKPEIGLILGSGLGVLADEIENPIAIPYHEIPNFPVSTVEGHAGQLVFGTLEGKQVVAMQGRFHFYEGYSMDMVTFPVRVMKAIGVETLIVTNAAGACNEAFEPGDLMLITDHINFFGTNPLIGKNVDEMGPRFPDMSKPYDAELLRLAQETADELGIRVRQGVYFGNTGPTYETPAEVKMARMLGGDVVGMSTVPEVIVARHSDMRVLGISCVSNMAAGILDQPLHHDEVIETTERVRAHFLSLVRGSIKKM, encoded by the coding sequence ATGACAGTCAACTGGAATGAAACACGTTCATTTTTAGAAAGCAAGATGCAGGCAAAACCGGAGATCGGATTGATTCTCGGTTCAGGACTGGGTGTCCTCGCGGATGAGATCGAAAACCCGATCGCGATTCCATATCATGAAATTCCGAACTTCCCGGTATCGACGGTCGAAGGACACGCGGGACAACTCGTCTTCGGTACTCTTGAAGGAAAACAAGTCGTTGCGATGCAAGGGCGATTCCACTTCTACGAAGGATATTCGATGGATATGGTCACGTTCCCAGTCCGTGTCATGAAAGCGATCGGCGTCGAGACATTGATCGTCACGAACGCAGCGGGTGCTTGTAACGAAGCGTTCGAACCAGGTGATTTGATGTTGATCACGGATCACATCAACTTCTTCGGTACGAACCCATTGATCGGGAAGAACGTCGATGAGATGGGACCACGTTTCCCGGATATGTCGAAGCCGTATGATGCGGAATTACTTCGTCTTGCACAGGAAACAGCGGACGAGCTCGGAATCCGTGTCCGTCAAGGTGTCTACTTCGGAAACACTGGTCCGACGTATGAGACGCCAGCAGAAGTCAAGATGGCACGGATGCTTGGAGGAGACGTCGTCGGTATGTCGACGGTCCCTGAAGTCATCGTTGCCCGTCATTCCGATATGCGAGTCCTTGGGATCTCATGTGTCTCGAACATGGCAGCAGGTATTCTCGACCAACCGTTACATCATGATGAAGTCATCGAAACGACAGAACGTGTCCGGGCACACTTCCTATCACTCGTTCGCGGTTCGATCAAAAAAATGTAA
- a CDS encoding pyrimidine-nucleoside phosphorylase, which produces MRMVDLIATKRDGGELATADIQAMVEGFTNGEIPDYQMSAMSMAIFYQGMSDREIADLTMAMVNSGDVIDLSRIHGKKVDKHSTGGVGDKISLIVAPLVASIGIPVAKMSGRGLGHTGGTIDKLEAFPGFDVELSEEAFVSQVNDIKMAIIGQTGNLTPADKKLYALRDVTATVNSIPLIASSIMSKKIAAGADSIVLDVKTGSGAFMKSFEDAKALATEMVSIGKSVNRKTVAVITDMDQPLGFEIGNANEVKEAIEVLQGKDVRDLKVIALTIASHMAVLGEFYPTFDEAYADLETRLGNGAALDVFKKFIAAQGGDASLVDDMTKALETKYEKTFVASKAGYVSEIIADEVGVAAMILGAGRATKADEIDHAASVTLHKKVGDRVEVGDVIATLRSNKETLDQAIEKMDHAYHISETKPEARPLVHAVIQ; this is translated from the coding sequence ATGCGTATGGTAGATTTGATTGCAACAAAACGAGACGGTGGCGAACTCGCAACAGCTGATATTCAAGCAATGGTAGAAGGATTCACGAACGGAGAGATTCCGGATTACCAAATGTCAGCGATGTCGATGGCGATTTTCTATCAAGGAATGTCAGATCGTGAAATCGCTGATTTGACGATGGCGATGGTCAACTCGGGTGACGTGATCGACCTTTCGCGTATCCACGGTAAAAAAGTCGACAAACACTCGACTGGCGGTGTTGGTGACAAGATCAGTCTAATCGTCGCACCACTCGTTGCGTCAATCGGTATTCCGGTTGCGAAGATGAGCGGTCGTGGACTCGGTCATACAGGTGGAACAATCGACAAACTCGAAGCGTTCCCTGGTTTTGACGTTGAGCTTTCAGAAGAAGCGTTCGTCTCACAAGTCAACGACATCAAGATGGCAATCATCGGTCAAACGGGTAACCTGACGCCTGCAGACAAAAAACTTTACGCCCTTCGTGATGTCACGGCGACAGTCAACTCGATTCCATTGATCGCAAGTTCGATTATGTCGAAAAAGATTGCAGCAGGAGCAGACAGCATCGTACTCGACGTTAAGACGGGTTCTGGTGCCTTCATGAAATCGTTCGAAGATGCAAAAGCACTTGCGACAGAGATGGTTTCGATCGGTAAGAGTGTCAACCGTAAGACGGTTGCTGTCATTACAGACATGGATCAGCCGCTCGGCTTTGAAATCGGTAACGCAAACGAAGTCAAGGAAGCGATCGAAGTCCTTCAAGGAAAAGATGTCCGTGACTTAAAAGTCATCGCCTTGACAATCGCTTCACACATGGCAGTCCTCGGTGAGTTCTACCCGACGTTCGATGAAGCATATGCGGATCTCGAAACACGTCTCGGTAACGGAGCAGCACTTGACGTCTTCAAGAAGTTCATCGCAGCTCAAGGTGGCGACGCTTCACTCGTTGACGACATGACAAAAGCACTTGAAACGAAATACGAAAAAACATTCGTTGCTTCAAAAGCGGGTTACGTCTCTGAAATCATCGCTGACGAAGTCGGTGTTGCAGCGATGATCCTCGGTGCAGGACGCGCGACGAAAGCAGATGAGATCGATCACGCAGCAAGCGTTACGTTGCACAAGAAAGTCGGCGATCGTGTTGAAGTCGGCGATGTCATCGCAACGCTTCGTTCAAACAAAGAAACGCTCGACCAAGCAATCGAAAAAATGGATCACGCATACCATATCAGTGAAACGAAACCGGAAGCACGTCCGCTCGTTCACGCTGTCATCCAGTAA
- a CDS encoding IS30 family transposase, which yields MSYVHLTTSERVKIETYLELGFSIRKIAGRLGRQPSTISRELKRNPHYDSSHADKRYVERKKKCGARTKFTIEKGVRILEKLRETWSPEQIAGRLFQDEGLSFKTIYRWIYMGLVEADSGLLRQKGKRQKPRETRGRFNVGLPISKRPADVKARQTFGHWELDTVVSGRGKSKACVATFVERKSRFYLAVPMEDRSAQSMESAIQALHLYFPLGTFQTATTDRGKEFSCHERIRDTLGVPMYFADPYSSWQRGSNENANGLLREFFPKGTDFGKVSRTELAQALAWINGRPRKCLNWKTAYEVFTEEVLHLI from the coding sequence ATGAGCTATGTTCATCTTACCACATCAGAAAGAGTCAAAATAGAGACATATCTCGAGCTAGGTTTTTCTATCCGAAAGATTGCTGGACGCCTAGGGCGTCAACCTTCTACGATTTCACGAGAATTGAAACGAAATCCTCACTATGATTCTTCCCATGCCGACAAGCGTTATGTGGAGCGGAAAAAGAAGTGCGGTGCACGGACAAAGTTTACGATCGAAAAAGGAGTTCGCATCCTCGAAAAGTTACGAGAGACCTGGTCCCCTGAACAGATTGCCGGACGATTATTCCAAGACGAAGGGCTCTCGTTCAAGACCATTTATCGTTGGATTTATATGGGCCTCGTCGAGGCCGATTCTGGACTCCTCCGACAAAAAGGAAAGCGTCAGAAACCACGTGAGACGCGTGGACGCTTCAACGTCGGACTGCCGATCAGTAAACGTCCGGCTGACGTCAAAGCGCGTCAAACGTTCGGACATTGGGAGCTTGATACTGTTGTCTCGGGTAGAGGGAAATCTAAAGCCTGTGTCGCAACGTTCGTCGAGCGAAAGAGCCGCTTCTATCTCGCTGTACCGATGGAAGATCGGTCCGCTCAATCGATGGAGTCTGCGATTCAAGCATTGCATCTTTACTTCCCGTTGGGAACGTTCCAAACTGCGACGACAGATCGTGGAAAAGAGTTTAGTTGTCATGAACGAATTCGTGACACGTTAGGCGTACCGATGTATTTTGCGGATCCGTATTCTTCTTGGCAGCGTGGGAGTAACGAGAACGCCAATGGTCTTCTCCGTGAATTTTTCCCGAAGGGGACAGATTTCGGAAAGGTCAGTCGTACTGAACTCGCTCAAGCGCTCGCCTGGATCAATGGGAGACCGCGAAAATGTCTCAACTGGAAAACTGCATACGAGGTCTTCACAGAAGAAGTGTTGCACTTAATTTGA
- a CDS encoding S66 family peptidase, translating into MKPPRLQKGDKIAIVSPASAVAAYVPRRLARGIATLEKMGFEVVLMPNATAVHSHTAGTIGERLQDLHMAFADPSIKAIISTIGGFNSHQLLDELDYELIRNNPKIFVGFSDITALFAGIYQQTGLTTFVGPALLTQFGQFDGLDPYTEESFNRTFMQTEPIGRIEASEEWTDEILRWDVADDRRREHQVNAGYTIVKTGVAEGPILTGNTGTLLLLAGTPYLPSFDGVVLMLEDDESETPETIDRYFTQLRHMGAYDKVAALIVGRFPRKVDFDPDFSLKDIILRATRGYDFPIILDADFGHTDPVATLANGIRIRVEATDSVTLDILEAAVE; encoded by the coding sequence GTGAAACCACCACGCTTACAAAAAGGGGATAAGATTGCCATCGTCTCGCCGGCGTCTGCTGTCGCAGCATACGTACCGCGTCGTCTTGCCCGCGGTATCGCAACACTTGAAAAAATGGGGTTCGAAGTCGTCTTGATGCCGAACGCAACGGCTGTTCATAGTCATACGGCAGGAACAATCGGCGAACGGCTGCAAGACTTACATATGGCGTTCGCTGATCCATCGATCAAAGCGATCATCTCGACGATCGGTGGATTTAACTCGCACCAGTTGCTCGACGAACTCGATTATGAATTGATTCGGAACAATCCGAAGATCTTTGTGGGCTTCAGTGATATCACAGCACTGTTTGCTGGCATCTATCAGCAGACAGGATTGACGACGTTTGTCGGACCCGCACTGCTGACACAATTTGGTCAATTCGATGGTCTAGATCCGTATACGGAAGAGTCGTTCAACCGTACGTTCATGCAGACGGAGCCGATCGGTCGGATCGAAGCGTCTGAAGAGTGGACGGACGAGATTTTACGCTGGGATGTCGCGGACGATCGAAGACGGGAACATCAAGTGAACGCAGGGTACACGATCGTTAAGACCGGCGTCGCAGAAGGTCCGATTCTGACGGGGAACACGGGAACACTTTTACTGCTTGCCGGAACACCTTACCTGCCATCGTTTGACGGTGTCGTCTTGATGCTCGAGGATGACGAAAGTGAGACACCGGAAACGATTGACCGCTATTTCACGCAATTACGACACATGGGTGCGTATGACAAGGTTGCGGCACTCATCGTCGGACGTTTCCCGCGAAAAGTCGATTTTGATCCAGACTTCTCGCTCAAGGACATCATTCTGCGCGCGACAAGGGGTTACGATTTCCCGATCATTCTCGATGCGGACTTCGGGCATACGGATCCTGTTGCGACACTGGCGAATGGAATTCGGATTCGTGTCGAAGCGACGGATTCGGTCACACTCGATATATTAGAGGCAGCTGTCGAGTAA
- a CDS encoding peptidylprolyl isomerase, whose product MQKTGHILLEDGNKIEFELFNDEAPITTENFENLANSNFYDGLNFHRVIPGFVSQGGCPIGNGTGGSGKTIPCETSTSYPHKHKAGSLSMAHAGRNTGSSQFFIVHEPQPHLDGVHTVFGQVTSGLEHAQKMKQGAGIKEIRVEA is encoded by the coding sequence ATGCAAAAAACTGGTCATATCTTATTAGAAGATGGAAATAAAATCGAATTCGAATTGTTCAACGATGAAGCACCGATCACGACTGAAAACTTCGAAAACCTTGCAAACTCGAACTTCTACGATGGATTGAACTTCCACCGTGTCATTCCAGGCTTCGTCTCACAAGGCGGATGCCCAATCGGAAACGGTACAGGTGGTTCAGGAAAAACGATTCCTTGCGAAACGTCAACTTCGTACCCACACAAACACAAAGCAGGTTCACTTTCGATGGCACACGCTGGTCGTAACACAGGATCAAGCCAGTTCTTCATCGTGCATGAGCCACAACCGCACCTCGACGGCGTACACACGGTCTTCGGACAAGTGACTTCAGGTCTCGAGCACGCTCAAAAAATGAAGCAAGGCGCTGGCATCAAAGAAATCCGCGTCGAAGCGTAA
- a CDS encoding type 1 glutamine amidotransferase domain-containing protein: MRLEGKRIIQVVSNDFEDLELWYPVHRLREEGAIVDIVGEKADETYIGKYGVPIKSNKTFDEINPSEYDAILVPGGWSPDLLRRFDSVLNMVRHFDQNKQPIGQICHAGWVLISAGILKGVNVTSTPGIKDDMTNAGAIWHDEAVVVDGHIVSSRRPPDLPDYMRAFIQVMEEQA; this comes from the coding sequence ATGCGATTAGAAGGAAAACGAATCATCCAAGTCGTCAGCAATGACTTCGAGGATTTAGAATTATGGTATCCTGTCCATCGCTTACGTGAAGAAGGGGCAATCGTCGATATCGTCGGAGAGAAGGCGGATGAGACGTACATCGGGAAGTATGGTGTCCCGATTAAATCGAATAAGACGTTCGATGAGATCAACCCGTCGGAATATGATGCGATTCTTGTTCCGGGTGGTTGGTCACCTGATTTGTTACGTCGCTTTGACTCCGTTCTGAATATGGTGCGTCATTTTGACCAGAACAAGCAACCGATCGGTCAAATCTGCCACGCTGGTTGGGTGCTGATCTCTGCAGGCATCTTAAAAGGTGTCAACGTCACGAGTACGCCAGGAATCAAGGATGATATGACGAATGCAGGTGCGATTTGGCACGATGAAGCAGTCGTCGTCGACGGGCATATCGTCTCGAGTCGTCGTCCGCCCGATCTACCAGACTACATGCGTGCCTTCATCCAAGTGATGGAAGAACAAGCATGA
- a CDS encoding GNAT family N-acetyltransferase, whose amino-acid sequence MLVKYKKLNERTAMGLIAFSCEVKDPKYLLETVQAYEQEEDQRLYLYKQDEDFVGVIGFQLMDGHAELKHIALSPSFRGERMSYLLLDEAAKLLRTDITGATEETQRLVDKWKNQ is encoded by the coding sequence ATGCTAGTAAAATATAAGAAGTTGAATGAACGGACCGCGATGGGGCTGATCGCCTTTTCGTGCGAAGTGAAGGATCCGAAGTATTTGCTTGAAACGGTTCAAGCCTATGAACAGGAAGAAGACCAACGCTTGTATTTGTACAAACAAGATGAGGATTTCGTTGGTGTCATCGGGTTTCAATTAATGGATGGCCATGCTGAATTGAAACATATCGCCTTATCACCGTCTTTCCGGGGAGAACGGATGTCGTATCTCCTACTCGATGAAGCAGCCAAGCTTCTGCGAACGGATATTACGGGTGCGACCGAAGAGACGCAACGCCTCGTCGACAAATGGAAAAATCAATAA
- a CDS encoding DUF309 domain-containing protein, whose amino-acid sequence MNPIERFVFEFNIRHDYFECHEILEEVWQEGQRQDEALVGLIQLAVARYHHRRGNAAGAQRTYAKAFDKIERHRASLIASGIDVSYLLDHRDHFTDKVYRHIPLPVFSDVIRAVALEATAPDLDYVTHKHRLRDRTDVVTARQEALQNRRDRSI is encoded by the coding sequence ATGAATCCAATCGAGCGATTCGTATTTGAATTCAACATTCGGCACGATTACTTCGAGTGCCATGAAATCTTAGAGGAAGTCTGGCAAGAAGGACAACGCCAGGACGAGGCGCTTGTCGGTCTGATTCAACTGGCCGTCGCCCGCTATCATCACCGCCGCGGAAATGCGGCTGGGGCACAGCGGACGTATGCAAAAGCATTCGATAAAATCGAACGTCACCGGGCATCACTGATTGCGTCCGGGATCGACGTCTCATATTTGCTCGATCATCGCGACCATTTTACGGATAAGGTTTATCGACACATCCCGTTACCTGTCTTCTCGGACGTCATCCGAGCCGTCGCACTTGAAGCGACAGCACCTGATCTTGACTATGTGACACATAAACACCGTTTACGCGATCGTACGGATGTCGTCACGGCACGACAAGAAGCGCTACAAAACCGAAGAGACCGGTCCATCTGA